The genome window TTCAAAGTTGTACTAAGATAGGGCAGAGCTCAGGACCTTATATCCCCACTGGGCAGTCACTGGATATAAGTTCCCCCAGGAAATAAGGTGAAATTGGGTGAGACATCTCTCATCACACAAGGTAATTCCAGCAGCATCATTCTCAGCAACTGAGGGAATAAATCCTTCAGTCCCAAAGGGAGGAATCTAGGTGGATCAAGACAGCATCCCCTACAGAAGCACTATTCTAGTCACTgggaatacatatatttttggatggaagaaaaacaaatgtttttaaaaattcattgtcaCTTAACTTTCATTAAGTCAGTGACTCGCCCTTTGGACTTATGAACTTTGCTCCTTCAGTTAAACATTCCCTTATAGTCAGGAAGGGCAATGGCGCAGTACGATCTTAACCTGCAGTGAAAATTCAATCTCAGTGATTAGCTCAATAAAGGGGACTCAATTCCACAGCCACTCAAGGGACTCAGGTTATGGAGTTTCCAACATCTTGTGCACCATCAGCTCAACAATGGCTTCCAGAGGAGGACAAAACAGAGCTCACACCCACATTTAAGTTCCATTGACTGGTACTAGTCACATGACCCCAACCTAACcgcagaggaggctgggaagtgtgCAGCTATGGAACATTGGTGAGTGCCGCTGTCCCCAGAAGACATAGTGACTAATATGATTGAAGGTAAGACCAAATGCTCATGACTAGTAGGTTATTGTCTCGTACACCCACACACCAAGGTGTATGCCTCGAAGACTCAGGGGTTTTTGTTAGCAAACTTGTATATAAAAGACGTAcctgttattttaattaaataatcaatTAAAGATTCTATTACCCAATGAAATCTGGGTGCAAAAAATAGCAACTGTCACTGGAAGGGAAGAAGACTCTGACCATCTCATTAAGAAGCTTCCAGCATGGGGCCAGTGTGACAGTGTTGAATTGTAGGAATGTCCCAGAATATACTCTGCCACTCACCCTTATGATAGGGCTTATGTTTCAACTAAAAAATCAAGTTTCAATAGCTCCCTAAACTCTGAGTCTGGTTCAGAATGCAGCTCTGCCTCTTGCTTTCGCAGAGACAAAAGCAAACAGCTGCATACAGACAGCAAGGGCTCCCTGTCAGCCAGCACAAGTCCTTCCACTTCCCCAGGGGTCACTCCATCTTGTCTCCTATAGTGAGTGGCAGTGCCGACCCTGGGAAGATGACAAACCAGCACGAACACGCTGAGCACTCAGCGTCATGTTCCAGGCAGATTCAGATGCTGACCTTGGGGAGCAGAATCCCAAGTAGCACCGTCTGTCCCCGCACCCCAGTGTCCCTGCCTGATGCCCTGCAGTGCAGCCTGGATTGCAGGAGATGAAGGGAGCCTGGTTCCCCGTTCTGACCTCATCCAGGAGAGGGAAGGCCCTGTCATGGGCTCCTCGGGCCAGGTGGGTCGGTGAAGGAGCAGGGGGAGGGCACACCTGCCCCTCGGGAGCACGGCCCTCCATAACCTCAGAGATGCTCACAGCCTCCACCTTCAGGACCCAGGGACTGAGATGGAGTCCTTGTGTAACGACCCACAGTGTGTAGTGACCTGGAAGAGAATGTCATCAGGAATCGACAGGTCATTATGTTCACAGACAAGGGCAGCTCTGTCCTCTGAGAATTCCAGCCCAGCAGCACCACCAGGCGAATGTGCAGGAGAcaaggggtgggtgggtgtgagcCAACACCCCCAGGAGGGAACCCAGCACCAGATGGAGCTctgccatttgtcgtgtggggtcCCTGAGAAACAAACTGTCTCTACACCACTCCACTGGAATGGGGCTCCAGAGGCTGGGGTGTCCACGTGGCAGGTGTAGACATCGCCACACCAGCAACACAACAGCTGGAAAATCCAGGCCCTGTTCCCAATAGTGTGATGAGCACAATGCTGGCTGAGCATCCCATGGACAGGGTGGTGTTTTTGATAATTGACTGTTATCCAGGTTGCGCCAATGAGAATCTTGGCTAAAATGGTTGAGATTCTGGTAGACACTCTAGAAACACATAacaggacagacacacagagagagacatatacacacacagagaaatagaGACAGGAATAATGTGAGGTGATgagaaagaaatgcagaaaatagatgcaaaaagaaACACAGATGGGTAGAGGGATGCAGATAAATAGTGGGAAAAGTGcagatagagaaaaatgaaagacaggaGCAGCGATGCAGTGAGAGACCCAGCAAGGGAGACAGAGgcaaagatgcagagaaacaCACTGATAGAAACAGACAGGGacaaagagagacacagagaaagatgcACAGATGGGGgtaaaacagagaagagagagatgagaatATCACTGAATACACGGACTTAGTCACTTCTGAGATCAGCTCGACCCCAGGCTGACTTGTAACATTAacaaaatacatttgtgttgaTTTCTATCATTTGAAATCAGAAATAGTACTTTTATTGCTGGTTAcactttctcaaaaataaaaatttacctcAATCAACATGACTTGCCAGGACATACTTGAAACATCAGCGACCAGAGGCCACTGTATCGGCCTGCAAACAGTTCCACTATCCTTACTTACATTCCCAACAGACGGGACAAGAGGCGGCATATCCTGAGGCCACTGCGCTCAACATCAATACTAAAGAACCAGGAAGGATGCTACGATtgattttctgtctcctctttccACCCTTACGTGACACCCCAAGATGCTTCTAGTGTGTCCTTTCAAGGAACAGCCTCTCCTTCTGGTCCCAGGTCGGCTGGAACCTCAAAATATGTTCCTTTCATTCTGCGTTGCTTTCCTACCTCTGCTCATTTAAGGAGGTTCAGGAGACAGATAACTCATAATATGTTTAATTATGATAAAAGCTGTATAGACAGGTAAACAGTTTCAATGTGCTTCCCTTGAACAGTCTGtgggggaagagaaaaaacagaaaaacgcCTTGGGGCCTGAGCAGATCCTGCTGGCGAGGCTCGGGGTCAGTGCAGGAAGCAGCATGGCAGTCAGATCCTTGGGGTGGGGTCATGGGAAGTGACCTGGTGACTCCATCAGCGTCACTGTAGGACTCTGATCTCAGAGGGACAGGCTGACAGGCAGCTGGGAATTCTGGGCAAGGACAGGCAGGCATTACAGAAGAGAGGAGACCAAGGCCAGTCAAAGTGTCCTCTGGACTCAGCGCAGGAGCCCTGCAGAAGAGAGAGTGATCGGCCTGGAGCACCTTGAGGGAcgtcctctcccctcccctgggccCTGCAGCATCAGACAGAGATGGCTGAGGTCCAGGGCAGGTCATCATCGCCTCCCCCATGTCAGTGTAAAGATGAAATCGGCTACAGGGGACACGGCACGTCAGCTTCACGCAGATGTGGGAGGCCAGGGAGCAACTGTTATACTTCTGCGgaatatgatttcactcatttcaGTAAAATAGATGTTAACCACCTTCCTTCCACCACAAGTAACCGCTTTCCATCACTTATAAATATCCACAGGCAGTAGCTCCCAATATGTGGCGCGAAGTGGGCATCACCCTGGTGTCTAACACCCAAGACGGGCTCTGGCTCCAAGTTTCACAGAAAGATGCCTGGTTATGGCCTGGTTCTGGACAACAACCTCCAGGGCTTCCTATGGAAACTGGGCCAACTGCTCCCCCAGCTCTCGATCCCATGGCACGGAACAGGCCATGAACCAGGCCACTGTGCCCAGTACACTCACCTCACACCCTCCCCTCTTACCAgtcaccccaccaccaccaatgaATACAGCAGAAATAGTACCTGGCAGGGGCCCACGAAGACCTACAGAAGGAAGTTACACAGAGAAAGGTCTCattacacaaacagccaggccctCACTCACCCCAAAGGGACATGAAATATGCAACTTAAttggaaatttatttcctcactgGCCATCACCACAAGGCCTTAACTGCCCTAAGCTAACCCTCCCTTGCCCCAGCCCCaccaaatgaatgaaactatcactagaagaaagagaagacaatggTCTGACCCTCTTAAAAGAACAAGCTTCTGGAAAGGAGCCAGTGAGACAACAATGACCTGTAAGGAAGTCCTAGAATACATTCCACCTGTCACCTCTGTGGTAGGACGACCTTTCAACCCATAAAATCAGGGTCCAGTgtctccccccacctcccgcccaGCCTCCTGGCTTCCTTTCAGGGTCAGGAGGTAAGAGTTACGCCTATGAGCAGAGACCTCCCTCAACAGAGTCGCAGTCACAGCTCACTGTCCCCAGGTCCCCAGAGCTCCTTACCCTTCTGTTTCCGGTGACGGATGATAAGGCCCAGCCCAAGAAAGAGCAGCCCCAGCACGAAGCCCCCGACGCCACTCAGCATCTTGCTCTGGGCAGATTCAGACTGTGCCCCTGGAGAGCAGAGCCCGACTGTCAGCCTTTGTCCCCACGCCCACAGTGTCCCTTTGGTACAGGAGAGGGAGGTGGCAGGGGAACCCAGTTCTCCATTCTGAGCACTCCTAGGGGAGGACCAGACCACAGATCCTTGGACACTGTTGGGTGggtgagagaaagggggaggCAGATCCCTGCTCCTCGGGACACATCCCTAACCTTAGACCCCAAGGCCCAGTCACCAGCTGTAACAGTCGATGCCTCAGAGCTACCAGGCTGGGTTCTGGGGCCGTGGTGTATGGAGTGACCTCCTAGCTCCTGGAAAGGCAATGAGGTCATGCTTCTTCTGATGTCCCTGCCATGGCACAAGAGGCACTTTAGTCTCCTGGAATGTGCAGCTCAGTAGTGACACCAGGGATAAGGGAAGGGATGAGATGGGCCAGGGGAAGCTTGTTTGCCCTCTGTCTTGTGGGGCCCACAGTGAAAGGGGAAAAGTGCCCCTTACGCCACTCCACTGTGATGGGGCTCGGCCGGCTGGGGTGCTCCACGTGGCAGGTGTAGACGTCTCCTCGCTGGGGGGTCATTTCCAGCATCACCAGGATCTGGAACGTCCAGTCCCCGTTCCTGATAAGGGGCGTGGACACGACACCGGCTGTCTCCTCCTGGTCGTTCCGGAACCACCGGACTTTGATGTGGCCTGGATAGAAATCTGTCACCGAGCAGACCAGCAGGTTGTGGTGGTTCAGCGCCTCTGTCTTGGATGGAGAGACGGTCACTGTAGGTTCCACTGCAGGGGAGTAACAGACAGGAGAGGACGTAGTGAGATGTGAGGCCACACAGCAAGCCTCCCCGTGGGGCGCAGTCCTCCATGGAACCAGCATGGGAAGATCCCTGATTCCAAGTCTTGGATTAGGATCCGAGCTGGGCTACTGTATCAGCTCGAATAAACATTAGTCAGTTAACTCTTCAGTCTCAAGAGGTAATAGCAGTCCTTCTATGGGAGTTATTCTGTTGATActaatagataaaaataaaattaaaaaaatttagttcataaaaatttaaaaaataaatataaacctgGACTTCTTTCCCCCCACACCTAGGGAAGGTGACAATTCGGATGAGCTCTAGTGAGTCCCACTAGGGCAGTGACACTGTTCTCTGTTAGTCCCAGTGCTCCTCACGGTAGAGAAAGTACGTCAGTTTGGAGTCTCCTGCTGCCCATGAGACCATCAGCACTAGTCAGGGCCCCACGTACAGTAACAGGGACTGAGAATCAAGAATGTAGGGACATTTCTGTGTCCAACAAAGTAGGACAACTGTCACCATCACATCCTTCATTCAAAGCGATTCTTCTCACACAGGCTGTATTCTGTAGCTCTCTGCGTGGATACTAAG of Rhinolophus sinicus isolate RSC01 linkage group LG05, ASM3656204v1, whole genome shotgun sequence contains these proteins:
- the LOC109440018 gene encoding HLA class II histocompatibility antigen, DQ beta 1 chain isoform X1, with translation MSGTMALWIPRGLWTAAVMVTLVVLSAPVTEGRDSPQDFVFQGKGLCYFTNGTQRVRLVVRYIYNREEFARFDSDVGEYVAVTELGRPDAEYWNSQKDLLERTRAELDTVCRHNYRVGEARTTLKRRVEPTVTVSPSKTEALNHHNLLVCSVTDFYPGHIKVRWFRNDQEETAGVVSTPLIRNGDWTFQILVMLEMTPQRGDVYTCHVEHPSRPSPITVEWRAQSESAQSKMLSGVGGFVLGLLFLGLGLIIRHRKQKGLRGPLPGLLR
- the LOC109440018 gene encoding boLa class II histocompatibility antigen, DQB*0101 beta chain isoform X2 — encoded protein: MSGTMALWIPRGLWTAAVMVTLVVLSAPVTEGRDSPQDFVFQGKGLCYFTNGTQRVRLVVRYIYNREEFARFDSDVGEYVAVTELGRPDAEYWNSQKDLLERTRAELDTVCRHNYRVGEARTTLKRRVEPTVTVSPSKTEALNHHNLLVCSVTDFYPGHIKVRWFRNDQEETAGVVSTPLIRNGDWTFQILVMLEMTPQRGDVYTCHVEHPSRPSPITVEWRAQSESAQSKMLSGVGGFVLGLLFLGLGLIIRHRKQKGLLR